The sequence AATTTTACTGACATTTTTAGATTAagcaaaaagaaagaaatccatgTATGTTCATAAAGCAGAGATAACACATGATTGATCTCTGCAGGTTAGGAATACTGGTGGATTTCTTATCGCATTCAACAATCGTTGGGTTTATGAGTGGAGCAGCAACCATAATATGTTTTCAACAACTGAAGGGGATGTTTGGACTAACACATTTTACCAGTAAAACTGATGTTATCTCTGTATTGCACTCAGTTTTTAGCCAAACACATCATGtaagtttttaattttaattttcatgttGGAATATAACAAGGCAAATGACGAAAAATTTCTTGTAATAATATTTTGTTTTCCTTGGCAGTGGAGGTGGCAAAGTGCTCTTGCTGGAGTTTGTTTCCTTGTTTTCCTCCTCGCCACAAAGCATGTGGTAAGCTCTTTGTTGAGATTATCTTGGCGcattttgaaatttgaagttaGAGCAGTTAGTAACTTGGTTGTTATTTATTACACTggatttatttatatattttcgaTATTGATAAATACATCATTATGACATCATGACTACATAATTGGACTCCCTCAGGCCTCAACCATCATTCTATAAGATGGTTCCTTTTTGGCTGGATGCATGACATATAATAGGTCCCAACATGGCTCACTTtccccaaaagaaaaacaaacaaacggCTTTTTATTACAAGGTTTTGTGTCGGGTCGGCAAGAATTTTGTATTTtgataatatttttcttttctttaaattagaatgaaactgaaaaaaatatttatttgttGTGTACAGAAAAAGAAGAAGCCAAGTTTATACTGGGTATCAGCTCTAGCGCCCATGGTGACTGTGGTTATTGGATGCTTAGTTGCATATTTTGCTCATGCAGATAGGCATGGAATTCAAATTGTAATCTACAATCCAACTATGTTCATTATACTTTTCAAAACCAAAGAAACTTCCCAATTTCCTGTTAATTAAGTGTCGCATTATGTGTTGCAGGTTGGTCATTTGAAAAAAGGAATAAACCCTTCTTCAATTCAATTCTTGAACTTTGATCCTGAATATCTACCCTACACCATAAAAGCCGGTATCATGACAGGATTTCTTGCTTTAGCTGTAAGTTCTACCATGATCAATTCCATATTATCCAGAATTTTGTGGATATCATTTTTTTAACTGTCCATATGCATGCATATACAGGAAGGTATTGCAATAGCAAGAAGTTTCGCCACAATGAAACATAATCAAATAGATGGGAATAAAGAGATGGTAGCTTTTGGGATGATGAATCTTGTCGGCTCATTCACCTCTTGCTATTTGACCACTGGTATGCTATCATTTCATAGTTCACAGTTGCATTGGATGTTGCGAATAACAATAGAAATTTGGCTAATATGGTTCTTTGTTTTTCAGGGCCATTTTCGAAAACTGCTGTGAATTATAGTGCGGGATGTAAGACAGCAATGTCTAACGTTGTCATGGCAGTTTGCATGATGTTAACATTATTATTTATCGCTCCTGCCTTCGGTTACACTCCTCTTGTCACTCTTTCTGCAATCATCATGGCTGCTATGCTTGGACTAATCGAATATGAAGAGGCATATCACATTTACAAAGTCGATAAATATGATTTTTGCATTTGCATGTCCGCATACTTAGGAGTTATCTTTCTTAGTATGGACGTCGGCCTTATGATATCGGTAATTGTTTTCTCTAGAAAACTTCAAAACTTACATAGCAAGTGCAGTATAAAAGGGTGTCTTTTATCTAATgaattctttttcttcatttttactTGGTTGCTTTTTTAGATAGGATtatccatcatcagagcacttttATGCGTTGCTAGGCCTCCAATATCCAATCTTGGGAATGTGTCAAACTCAGCAATGTACCGTGATATTGAGCAGTATCCTTCTGTGGAAAAGGTTCCTGGAGTATTAATTCTACAGTTGGGATCCCCCATTTACTTCGCTAATTGTACATACGTACGAGAAAGGTAAATTTTGATGTAAATAACATAGTTGCTTTCCTCGCATGTACATAAACCACAGTTTCTTATCTTTATCTTCGAAATTGTTACTAGGATTTCGAGGTGGATGGACCATGAACAAAGCATAAGTGACTCCAAGTCTGCTGACATCGAACATATTATTCTAGACATGGGAggtaatgaacttttgaattggtGATATATTTAATTCCAGTAAGAGTAATATGAATTGATTCTCCTCCTGGTGGTCGCTAAATTAAATTTTTGTTATTTGTAGGAGTTAGTGCTATCGATATAACTGGCATCGGAATGTTGACTGAAGTTCTGAAGAGTATAGAAAGAAAAGGAATCAACGTGTTAGTAGCCAATCCGAAGATGGAAGTGATGGAGAAGCTAATGTTATCGAAGCTTGTCGACACAATAGGTAAGGATTCAATATTCTTGTCAATCAATGATGCAGTCGAAGCCTGTCGTTTCACGCTTAGAAGTTCGAAAAAAGGAGTAGATAGTAAAGTAGAGACTAGTGAAGTTATTGTATAGGACAAAAATATGATGCTAAAACTGTCTTTGTTTTTCTGTATCGCTATATGATTATCACGTCAGGCTGAACTTGCCTACCCGCCGATGTTCTGCCTACTTCAGCTTAAAGCTGTGTGTAATTATTTCATCGTTAGAGATGATTGAGGTTAGTAATTATGGATTTCAAATTCAGTTGTAGTCGTGTGTAAATCAACTTATTCCTAGTTAAGTGTGCAATAGAACTGCACAGCCGTGAGTAGGCTTGACTTGTGACTTTTTGTGTACATTTAAGAACATACAGAGGAGTGGTTAAGAGGTCAAATATAATTCAACTCGGTCACACTTGACTATTTTAAATTAGGGCCCACTGACATGTAGTTGGGTAACTTGGGTTGTACAGAAGTTATACACCATGCTAATCGCAACCATTCAGGTGTGAATCACATAAAGAAGACTCCTAGTTTTCCTTCTCTCACTACAAGGATATGCGGTCACTGTGACATTGCTCCTTTTGGAATCAGCTCTGGAATACCAAAGTCCTTAACCACGGACAACAttgaaaacatgaaaaaaaaatacaactctGAATCCTGAGGTCGCAAATCTTCTTCGAAGAGTAGTCTAGAGGAGCAAGTTACTTATGTCATGAATACACATCCTGACTTAGCTGCTGGGATTTCAGAAATTGCTAACCGATACAATTTGGAGCAAACTGAAGCATACAATTTCTCTCTCTTTGTGTTGTTATGTTTGTTAAAACTTCTGTTGAACTATTTACTGGTTGTTATGACTTCAATTAAATGTGCTAGATGTGATAAATCTTACATAACTTTATATACATTCCTCCAATTCCAAGCTCAATCCCATCATGTGCGGGATAAATCTTACATTGCTCCTTTTGGAATCAGCTTTGGAATACCAAAGCTCTTAACCACGGACAACATTGAAAAGATGAGAAGAAATACAACTCTGAATCTTGAGGTCGCAAATCTTCTTCGAAGAATAGTCTAGAGGAGCAAGTTACTTATGCCGCGAATACACATCCTGACTTAGCTGCTGGGATTTCAGAAATTGCTAACCGACACAATTTGGAGCAAACTGCAGCATAAAATTTCTCTCTCTTTGTGTTGTTGTGTTTGTTAAAACTTCTGTTGAACTATTTACTGGTTGTTATGACTTCAATTAAATGTGCTAGATGTGATTAATCTTACATAACTTTATATCTATTCCTCCAATTCCAAGCTCAATCCCATAATGTTTTAAGATAAATCTTACATGCCGAAAGATAAACAAAAGAAACCAAATCTCCAAGAGTAGTAGCTTTCCTTTTCTGTAGGATCTGACAAGAAGATTAAACTAAAAGAAGATATGAACACACAAAGAAATTTGCCAAACAAGAATCTATTAAAAACAATAAACTCTTCTGATGCGCATACAAAACTATCAAGCCATATAGCCTATTTATACTAGTTCAAAGGCAatcagaattccaaaaataacgaACTTCCTAGATAATCAAACTACtaaataaaataacaaatataGATTCCAAGTATAGCTTGGAAAACTTCTAGAATATTCTAGACAAACTCTCAAACTTAATAACCAAGTaaacttggtttccaaacttTTTGCAGCTTCAATAATCTCGATTGAACCTAACTTCCAACAGCCTCCCTCAAGCCGGGACTATGAAATCCCATCATTCCCAGTTTTCCTCTTAAGTAAACAAATGTTTCACCCTTCAAAGGTTTTGTGAATATGTCAGCTACTTGCTAATTTCTTTGACAGTACTCAACAGTTATCTCTTTGTTGTTGATTAGTTCTCGGATATAATGATATTTGATGTCAATATGCTTACTTTTCCCATGAAAAACAGGATTTTTCGTAAGTGCAATAGTTGATTTGTTATCACACACTATTTGAGTAGGAGCCTTTTGTTCATGATGAAGATACTTCAACATTCTTGTTAACCAAACCGCATtagtaatgtggaacaaggtaaaagaaagcaatactagatttctataagcaagaagagaagagaattcaagcaagaagagaaagataagttttgtgtttaataatttgattgagtaatagatagctcttacaagacttaatctagcctttatataggtttgaagaataactaaactaggaaacagaaaactaaaaggaaatctaaaagaatcctaaaaataagaaagactgaaactaggaaaccatggaagccaaacctctaagcggaatcttctggaattgtagtatgccctgcatcagtccccccttctatagtaaagctcgtcctcgagttgtccaaacaaaccagaagttcattgtcaccatgaaacgtaaaaatctcttgaacattaaatgtgttggagatattccaatcatttggtagatcaataacataagcattatcattgatcttctttaaaaccttgaaaggaccatatttcttcatcttggttttgttataagtacccactggaaatctctcttttcttagatgtatcatcacgagctccccttccttgaaggttttaaacctcttgtgtttatcagcatcctctttatatttcgaattggacttctccagtttagattttacttcattatgtaattcagttgctttgtctacaaaagagtcggctgcagtgtttgtactctgtgtggtgggtaaggctaccaaatcaagagtatgattaggtactttagagtacacaatctcaaatggagttttcccagtagaacaattcacagaagtgttgaaagcgaattccatatgtggcaataccacatcccactgcttactattatccaggcacttagctctaatcaaattcccaagtgatctattaacaacctcagtttgtccatcagtttgcggatgtgaagttgtgctgaattgtaaaactgtgcctaagcgcatccataaacttttccagaaataactcaaaaattttgtatctctgtcagaagtgatagactttggaaccccatgcaatcttactacttctttaaagaacaaagaagcaacattagaagcgtcagttgatttcttacaagctacgaagtgagccattttagagtaacgatcaactacgaccataacagaatcattacctatagcagtacgaggtaaaccaagtataaaatccatacttatatcaacccaaggtgcatcaggaactggtaaaggagtatacaacccggtattttgaattgtaccctttgctctctgacagaccatgcatttttgtacgaacttttgtacatcacgtttcaaagatggccagaaatatctttcttcaatcagggcaatggttttatctctcccaaaatgaccaccaagaccactgccatgtaattctcgcataagatgtaaacgtaaagacccttgaggaatacataatcgattccctttgaaaagaaaaccttcttgtataagaaaatcatcaaccccatgagtttgagaactgcattgatcccatagtttgccaaaatcttcatcttctggataaatgtctttgatatagtcaaatgcataactctcattacgaattgttgttaatagattacttcttctacttaaggcatcaacaacttgattcaatttgccacttttatgtctcacggagaaagtgtatttccaaagatcatgcattctgttaactttagcagaagtattcaaaaacttcaaagcatggttgtcagtgttgacaacaaattccctatgtataagataagtatgccactgcttaagagattgaacaagagctaataactctaattcatatgtagaccatttcttttgtgcatctgaattcttctcactgtaatatgcaattggatgaccctcctgtgataatactacaccaataccaacaacagatgcatcacaatctattttaaaaggcttgttgaaattcggaagtgcaagaattggttCCGTACAAAggttttctttaagaagaataaagcttttatccattgcttctgtctactcaaacttctccttcttgagacagtcagtcaaaggtgcagaaatagagctaaagttcttcacaagtcttcgatagaaagaagccaaaccatgaaaactacgaacatcacgaatagaagtaggaactggccaatcttcaattgcttgaactttagaaggatcgacatgaataccatcagtagaaatcacatatcccaaaaatgttactgaagaagccatgaaggtacacttcttcaaattaacatataaagagttgtcagcaagaacttgaaacacttgtgaaagatgttggaggtgttctggctcactgcgactaaaaattagtatgtcatcaaaatagacaataacaaatttactgagaaagggttggagaacctgattcataagtcgcataaaagtactaggtgcattagataacccaaatggcatgaccagccattcatataaaccttcacgtgtcttgaatgtgttttccactcatctccacctcgaatgcgtatttggtggtaaccactgcgtaaatccaacttagtaaaaataatagagcccgacagtaaatcaatcatatcatcaatacgcgggatcggaaatctataaggaatggtgatgcgatttaatgctctgcaatcgatacacatcctccatccattgtcttttttactaaccaagaaggcaggactggcacaaggactgttgctaggtcgtatcaaaccctttgtaagcaaatcatttacctgtccctgtaatatctcatgctcagcaggactcaagcgatagtgtgcttggtttggtaaagaggctccaggaataaaatcgatgcagtgttgaatattccgtaaaggaggtaatgcagttggtagttcatctggaaataaaacattatattgaaataataagggcttcacctttgcaggcaactcaatcataggcttagaatcttcatgggaatgtaaagaatgttgtgggtgcaaagaacgaataacagtggctacgacagcatcagtctgcgcacaagagtttgaagtggaattggatggactaagaaccttggttttcccattatgaacaaaagtgtaagtattctcgaatccattgtgaaccgcgtgaagatcgtattgccaaggtctgccaagaagaagatgggttgccgtcatattaatgacatcacatagaactgtgtcttcataaccctcaaaagagaatgacacataacactgaagagtaatcttctgtgtgctagaggcattaacccatcctacagtgtaaggttctggatgagaagttactggtagttcaagcttcttaactacgtgatcagcaatataattatccacactgccactatcaattatcatcttgcagattttacccccaatataacatctgatttaaatactgtgtctctgagacttgcattgttgagtaagaaataatggacgaatcatcccaacaaactcatcgtcatcaccaggtgagtcttcatcttcgaactcattaagcgcaccagtgacttcattaatgaactgaggttcaccaatcaaagcattgaatttccgacaatcactagatgtgccccgattgctggcatttattgcacttatctccacgaaattttgcataagtattagtagttctctgttgcggtggaaattgttgttgcctgttatgaaaccgattccctgtagtaggaggagttggttgcagagagtgagactgctgacccggctgaagatcaactggattggctaagataggtgtagccagaggtggagtataaggcacaatatggctaggttgtcgatgtgaatggctaacatcatcataaggaggcctgggaatagtcaaaacagtatctggagaaaagttttgagatgaattggtacccctggaattattttgataacgcccttgtctggatggataagtCCTAGAAGAACGAGAAggcgattttctatcttaatagcttgctgcacagcttcgaccatagtaaaaactgaatgagtcataccattttgtattaatctattcagccctcaatgaatcttgcaactaactgttcttcagattctttgagttgatttcgtgccaccaaattataaaaatctgacacatattcttcaacagtgcgtgccccctgctgaatgttctgcaatttgatgaaaagttgctgcatataatctctaggtaagaacttatccctgatcaaagttttcatacgtgtccaattacgtattttcggtttgttagcgtttctacgatcatcacagatcttatcccaccaggctgcagctcctcctttgagcttgtaagtcacaagtttgaccttagaatcttcagggacttccataAATTCGAAAAAAGGTTCTAactcaaagaaccaatcagttagttcttcaatacgaaaatttccagagaagttgggaatatcatcttttagcttatattcgggtaaagaactgtaagggttgtgaccagtttttaaacgtcgttcttcaatccaattcttctctagatcgttctcacgttcatcttcatcatcactgtcgagtGTAGGAGGAACtagcttcttctttgaatgacctatgaacccttcatacggtttcttaatgtttaaagtacgcaatacatctttaggtacttcatcattctgtaaaaactgaagtgtatcgtttttagttttttcttctaagtctacaagctcaggcatatccaaatctatatttatgtgttttgcAACCTTGAAAAGATGATTCTGCATTGCTTCAAGCTTgttatctcttaaccctaatttttcctccatggacttctcaagagtttcagtaatgttttttgccaaaatatcggtatgagatttgatgagagcttcgattgctgctagagtaactggttgagcagtcatatatttttttttgtgtacttaaaaggaatgaaaggtgttgcggaagcgaagtaaaggatcaagtgataggatgaaaaacctaaaactaagcgggtgataccaactaatgtggaacaaggtcaaagaaagcaatactagattgctataagaaagaagagaagagaattcaagcaagaagagaaagataagttttgtgtttaataatttgattgagtaatagatagctcttacaagacttaatctagcctttatataggtttgaagaataactaaactaggaaacagaaaactaaaaggaaatctaaaagaatcctaaaaataagaaagactgaaactaggaaaccatggaagccaaacctctaagcggaatcttctggaattgtagtatgccctgcatcaattAGCTGCACATGAAGCTGCAAAAATATATTCTGCTTCTGTTGTAGATAAAGCAACTACTTGTTGTTTTTTAGATGACCAAGAGAAATAACCAGATCCTATATGAAAATAAAATCCTGAAGTGCTTTTCCTTTCTTCTATATCTCCATCCCAATCACTATCTGTATATCCAACTAACGTCATGGTTTTTATGGAATTATATAGAATACCATAATCAATTGTTCCACTAATATATCTCAGAATTCTCTTTGCAGCTTGCAAATGAGATTGTTTAGGAGATTCGTAAATCGACTGATCAAGCCAACACCAAAAACAATATATGGTCTAGTAGAAGTCAGATAACGCAAACTTCCCACCAAACACTTACACTCTGTTGGATTTAAAATTTCACCAGTTCCGTCTTTTGTGAGTTTTAATCTACTCTCAACATGTGTTAAGATAGATTTGCAGTCATTCATCTTAGATCGCTTCACAGTCTCCTTTACATCCCATCTTCTGTTTGAAGAACTTCAAGTCCCAAAAAATAGGACATTAAGCCAAGATCAGTCATCTCAAATTATTTTATCATGGCCTCCCTGAATTCACTGATAATTATCATATTATTCCCGATGAAGATAAGATCAACAACATATAGGTACACAATATTCATATTACCTTGAGAATCAGTCTTCATATAAAGTGTATGTTCATATGGACATTTTTCAAACCCACTGTTGATGAAGTATGTATCAATCCGTGTATACCAAGCACGTGGTGCTTTCTTCAATCCATACAAGGCTTTGTGTAGCTTGTATACACACTTTTCTTCCCCTTCTTTTATGTATCCATTAGGTTGCTCAACATACACCTCTTATTCAAGGACACCATTCAGGAATGCAGATTTCACATTCATCTGATAAATTTTGAACTAGTGTTTCGCAGCTATTGCAATTAATCATCGCACAGTATCAAGTCTTGCAACAGAAGCAAAGACTTCGAAGTAATCAATTCATGATTGTTGT comes from Papaver somniferum cultivar HN1 chromosome 7, ASM357369v1, whole genome shotgun sequence and encodes:
- the LOC113299781 gene encoding probable sulfate transporter 3.5 isoform X1, with the protein product MTDSSSSSSTSRENLVHKVNFSNPRSFSTTVKSDLKETFFPDDPFRQFKNETSAYRKAKKTVQYFLPVFEWLPQYSFKLFRYDLLAGITIACLAVPQGISYAKLANLPPILGLYSSFIPPLVYAVFGSSKDIAVGTIASASVLLGSIIEQAVSPKDNPTLYLHLVFTATFFTGVFQFALGFFRLGILVDFLSHSTIVGFMSGAATIICFQQLKGMFGLTHFTSKTDVISVLHSVFSQTHHWRWQSALAGVCFLVFLLATKHVKKKKPSLYWVSALAPMVTVVIGCLVAYFAHADRHGIQIVGHLKKGINPSSIQFLNFDPEYLPYTIKAGIMTGFLALAEGIAIARSFATMKHNQIDGNKEMVAFGMMNLVGSFTSCYLTTGPFSKTAVNYSAGCKTAMSNVVMAVCMMLTLLFIAPAFGYTPLVTLSAIIMAAMLGLIEYEEAYHIYKVDKYDFCICMSAYLGVIFLSMDVGLMISIGLSIIRALLCVARPPISNLGNVSNSAMYRDIEQYPSVEKVPGVLILQLGSPIYFANCTYVRERISRWMDHEQSISDSKSADIEHIILDMGGVSAIDITGIGMLTEVLKSIERKGINVLVANPKMEVMEKLMLSKLVDTIGKDSIFLSINDAVEACRFTLRSSKKGVDSKVETSEVIV
- the LOC113299781 gene encoding probable sulfate transporter 3.5 isoform X2 produces the protein MTDSSSSSSTSRENLVHKVNFSNPRSFSTTVKSDLKETFFPDDPFRQFKNETSAYRKAKKTVQYFLPVFEWLPQYSFKLFRYDLLAGITIACLAVPQGISYAKLANLPPILGLYSSFIPPLVYAVFGSSKDIAVGTIASASVLLGSIIEQAVSPKDNPTLYLHLVFTATFFTGVFQFALGFFRLGILVDFLSHSTIVGFMSGAATIICFQQLKGMFGLTHFTSKTDVISVLHSVFSQTHHWRWQSALAGVCFLVFLLATKHVKKKKPSLYWVSALAPMVTVVIGCLVAYFAHADRHGIQIVGHLKKGINPSSIQFLNFDPEYLPYTIKAGIMTGFLALAEGIAIARSFATMKHNQIDGNKEMVAFGMMNLVGSFTSCYLTTGPFSKTAVNYSAGCKTAMSNVVMAVCMMLTLLFIAPAFGYTPLVTLSAIIMAAMLGLIEYEEAYHIYKVDKYDFCICMSAYLGVIFLSMDVGLMISIGLSIIRALLCVARPPISNLGNVSNSAMYRDIEQYPSVEKVPGVLILQLGSPIYFANCTYVRERISRWMDHEQSISDSKSADIEHIILDMGGVSAIDITGIGMLTEVLKSIERKGINVLVANPKMEVMEKLMLSKLVDTIG